The Cryomorphaceae bacterium 1068 region GAAACCGCTACGATGACTGAGTTTCTGGAACTGCAAGCAGAGCGGAGTTGAAAAGGGGATTCACTAAAGATCCCTGAATCCACATCTCTTTCTGAATCAATGGATTGCTCAAACGTAACCTCAAAGTACCTGTAGTAGGTTGTTGCTTCTTGAGCGTATGAAAAAGACGAAAGGATAAAAAAGCCGAGTAAAAGAAAAACGGTCGACTTGCAAGTTTTCAGGGGAGAGAACATAGTCAAGGTGTGTGATTACTTGATAAAATTAGAATTCCATGTAAGCTTATTTGGGCGCACTCATGGAAGTTATAAAGAATCACAGTTCAATAACCTCGCTCAACTCATTGATCTCTGACGCAAGGTTTCGAATAAAATGATACCAGTAGCAGTCGAAACATTCAATGAAGAAGTACGCCCTTTAAGTGCAATACGGATTTGATCCGTAGAGGTTGCCAAATTCTCGATTTGGATTCCACTTTCCTCAGATCCCATTACCAAAGCTGATGGTGTAGTAAGATCAGCGTCAGTATAGGTGAGTTCTGCTTTTTCGTGACAAGCAATAATTCGGAGACCGCTGGATTTTAAGAAATTGAGCGTTTCGGTAAGATTCATTGATCTGCAAATGGGGATTTGAAGAAGCGCTCCCGCTGAGGTCTTTATGGCATCAGGTCCGATTTGTGCGGAGCCTTTTGTTGGAACAACGACGGCATGAACCCCTGCGCATTCGGCGGTTCGGCAGATAGCTCCGAAATTCCTGACATCAGTAACTCCGTCCAATACAAGTATAAGTGGTGTTTCACCTTTTTCGTAAAGATCAGGAAGCAACCATTCAATGTTCTGGTATTCGATCGGAGAGATGAATGCGATCATTCCCTGGTGGTTCTTTCCAGTTATCCGGTCCAGTTTCGCTTTTGGTACATACTGAATGGGGACTTCTGCTTTTCGCAGACCGTTCACTACATCATATCCGGCATCTCCTTTAAGCCCTTTTTGAACAAGAACTTTTTCAATGGGTTTCCCCTCATTCAAAGCTTCAGAAATGGGATGAATACCGTAAGCAATAAATTCCTTGTTTTTCATAGTGATCTAGTATACCTGACCATTGCGCCAAGATTCGATGGATCTGTACCAAGATGGTTTGTAATAATCTTCTCTGCTGAGCCGATAATCGTTTTCAGTAAAGGGATTGTCAACTTTAATAAATCGAAAAGTAATGGAGAGAGGATTTCGTTCCTCACCGTAAATCCAGGTTTCCAATTGACCTGTTTTGTATATTTTGTTTGGCTCTCCATAAATTATGTAGACTAATCCCCGATCTGACATCCAACCCTCGAGATGCGAGGAGAAAAACTTATTAGCAATCTCCACTCTCCCGTAGTAGGTTTTGATATTCTTTCTTGCGCGATTCCGATCTCCTGCCCAATCGACCCAATACTTTTCCATTTCAACCTTTAGGGCGGGAGCCTCCAAAAGGCTTTTGTATTCTTTTCCACTCACTAAATAGCGAAAAGGCTCAACCATATTTTGGACTTTCTGGACTTCGGGAAACTCTTCTGAAGAAACGAAAAGTGTAAAACCTTCTTTTACCGTGGTATCCAAACGGAAATGATAGAATCCTTCCTGATCTGAAATAAAATTGAATTGACCTGAATCCGCAGTCAATACAAATTGATCATCGGGATTGTAATCGAATGGCTTTGGGTCATAGTAAGCAAAAGGAGGTGGTGGCAGTGGAAACGATCGATTGTAATAGTTGACATAGATGACCTCGGTATCCAGTATTTCGTAGTCTAGTATGTAGTTGGTTTTGTTCTTTATCCTATCTGTAAAGATCGGAGTGGATAATCCTTTTTCAAATAAAAGGAAGTTTTCGCGGTTGTTCGGTCCATACTTTTCGGTAAGAATTAGCTCTTCTGAGCTTTTGTTACTTGATTCATCCCGCATGGTCACGCTTAAGCTGTAGTTATTGCCTTCGGGTAAGTAAATGGTTGTGCTGATCAAAGCCGTTTCTCCTTTTTTCTGCTTTGGTATTGGAGGAACAGAAACGGTCTTTTTCTGTGGCCGGAGGGTTGTTTCTGCTTTACCTGGAATCGGTTCAATTTCCACAATTACTGATGCTTCATATTCTTCATCTGATCTCACATAAAGCATGTTTTCCGTGTCAAATTTGATGAATACGGTAGTGGAATCTGAGCTTTTATGAAAAAGTTTAACCTCGGGTTGGATTTTCAATTTGGCTTCGCCGTAAGAGGTGGGTACTTCTTCTGAAGACACTTCATTTGTCGATGAGCATGCGTGAAATAGAGAGCCAATCAGCACGATACCTAGAATTCCTAATAGTCTATGCGTCCTCACCATCAGCGATTAGATTACTACTCAATTTTTTGTTTGCTCGCACTCCGAGCTCTTCCAATTGTTTAGCCTGACTCACTAAGGATCCTCGGCCGTCTCGAAGTTTTTTCATGGCGTCATTATATGTCGCCGATGTACGATCGATTTGCAGTCCGATTTTTTCAAAATCTTCTGCGAAGCCCACAAACTTCTCAAATAAAAGTTTTCCGCGTTCTGCAATTTCCAGGGCATTTCTGTTTTGGTACTCGTGCTTCCAAGTCGTTGATATGATCTTGAGCGATGCAATTAAAGTCGTTGGGCTTACCATCACTATGCCTCGATCATAGGCTTCGTTGAAGAGACTGTGGTCTGCCTGTAGAGCAGTTAAGTAAGCAGGCTCAATAGGGACAAACATCAAAATAAAGTCTAGATTTTTGCCCGATGCAAACTCTTGGTATTTCTTTTCAGATAGTCCCTTGATGTGATTTTTTAGAGAAATCAGATGATTTTTCAAGTGCCTTTCTTTGACTTTAGGATCCTCTTCAGTGACAAAATCTTCGTAGGCCTTCAATGATACTTTACTATCGACTATCACCCATTTGTCATCTGGTAATTTGATCATTACGTCGGGTTGAAAGCGCCTTCCCTCATCAGAGGAGAAACTTTTTTGAAGGAAGTATTCCTCGTCTTTTCTGAGGCCTGAGCCTTCCAAAATACTTTCAAGAATCATTTCCCCCCAGTTACCCTGTACCTTGGTGTCATTGCGCAGAGCCTTTGTAAGGTTCTCAGCCTCTTCGGTCATTTTGGCGCTCATCTCTCGCAAAGTTCTAAGTTCGGTTTTGAGTCCCGATGTTTCTTTTATGCTGTCCTTGTGGGTTTCATCTACTTTTTTCTCAAATGAGACGAGTCTTTCTTTGAGTGGGCTAAGCAATTGATCAATAGACTCCTTACTCTTTCTGGAAAAACTTTCTGTTTTTTCTTCGAAAATCTGATTTGCAATAAGCTTAAAATCCTTTGTGAATTTTTCCTGCATTGTTTGAATGTCGGCTCTTTGCTCATCAATTTGCTTTTCGACATTCGATTTTTCACTCTCCAATCTGGAGATCAGAACCAGTGCTCTTTCTTTTTCATCTCTAAGTCGCTCTAAAGACATGCCGACTTCTCTGCTCGACTGTTTCAACTCTTCGTTTTTTTCCGTTTCGGCCAATAATCTGGCCTTGTGCTCTTCAAGTTCCTTGAGAATTTGTGGAGAGTTATCTTTTCTTTTTGCGAGATGAAGCCCGGTAAAAACTCCTATAGCCAAGGCGAAAACGACCAATGTTGATATCAATAGAAGGGTTTCTGCACCCATTCACTCAGTTGTTTTTTAGTTGTTCAAGATTACCACAAAGGTACCAACTTCTATTCGTTCGAATAGATCAATAACATCAGCATTCTTCATTCTGATGCACCCCTTGCTGGCAGGCTTTCCGATGAGTCCTTCCTCGTGAGTGCCGTGAATGAATATTCCTCTACTGTATGAATCTACATCTCCACCACGATTTATCCCTTCTTCTTGCCCGCTTAAGTGCAAGACTCTTGAGGTGATAAGGTCTAGGTTAGTGGACTTGGCTTGCAAAACCGGCTCGGCTTTTTCGCCCGTGGGAACTTTTTGTTTAATAATGCCAAAAGGTTCTACTTCTTCTCCGACTTTTTCTACAACTTGGTGCAAGCCTTGCGGTGTTTTGAAACTACCCATTTCGTTGCCCAATCCTTTCTTTGCAGTTGAAACTTTATACTCAGCTACGATCTCATTGTTTTCTACCAGAAATAATTTTTGCTTTTTGACCGCCACGTAAATAAACGAATCAAACTCCTTGTCAGAATACTTGATGGAAAGATATTCCATTAAAAAATTCAGCATGCTATTACTTGTTGCTTCCGCATTAAAGTTTAGCGAAAGCACGGAGAGTATGAGCAATATGGCAAAAGGTCTTTTCATTTAGAAGAAGCTGATAAAACCAAAGTGAATTTTTCCACCTCTGAAAGAAACGTCGTTATCAAATTGTCTTCCTAAAGCATAGGTCAATGAGAATACTCCTGCATTGGTCTCAAAATTCACACCTGCGCCAAAGCCAAACGGAGTATCTGATAATTTTTCTTCCGTTGATTCATCTTCATAGTAAGCCTGATCGAAAAATACGAAAAGGTTTGAATTCTGTTCAAGGATGAATCGATACTCAATCGTTCCTATGGCAAAAGATGAAGCAAAAATGGCTTGTTCATCGAATCCTCGAAGAGTCTTCAATCCACCAATTCTATAGATTTCATTTCTAAACATATTCTCATTCAGGAACATTCCACCTTGCATACGGAAGTGAAGGGCACTTCGTTTAAACAGAGGTAAAAAATAGCCGGCGTCCAGGTTGAAGTTATAGATGTCACTTTTTTGATTTGCTTCTCCTTCCACTTGTGATGTTATCTCTTTCTGACCGGTTGCCGCGGTGGTTTCTAAGTAGTATCCGTTCCTAGGGTTGAATCGATAATCCAGATCTGAGACATAGGCACCTATTCCGAATAGATTTGTTTGAGAATCCGCAAGGTCAGGAGATACAAAATCACTGTTGCCAATGACATTGGCTCCTTGGTTTTCATAAAACACCTTAACCCTCTTATCACCCGGGAAGTAATATTCTAACCCGACATTCAATCTGTTTTGACTAAAGGTCGTATCGCGCCTATAAAGATTGAATTTGAAATCTATACCAAGTGGAGTGTTGAATAGAAAGGGGTACTTGAATTGAATGTCAAGTTGACTCGTTTGTGTTTGTAGTCGTTGCCATTGCAATTTTATGGTTTCGCCCCTCTTTAAGGCATTCATTAAGTTGAGCTTCACATCTCCCGTAAATAGAATGTCTCCTGTTACAGGATCGGGTAAGACCCCCAGGATCCCGTCAAAGTTACTTGCCTTACGGGGTTTGAGATAGAGGTAAATGTCTGCTACTCCTGGTCTCATTCCTACCTCATAGGGTTTGATGGTTTGTATAAACTGAATCTCTTTTAAGCGAGTTGGAATATTTCGGAGATCACTTTGGTTATAAGGCCGGCCCTTTTTAAACCCGATGAAGTTTTCAATGTATCTTCTATTCGTGCTCAATTCACCTTTAATGATCAGACTGTCAATTTCTACAAAATCTCCTTTCTGATAATTCAAGGTGGCTTTAATTTGATCTTTATCAATTTGAACGCTGTCAAGATAAACTTGAGCGAATGGATAGCCGCTGTTTTCGGCCTGGTCTAAAAGCTTTTTGAATAGTCGCTGGATCTGTTTTGTGTTGAGCGATTCTTGGAAGTAGAGTTCTTCACGAAATCCAATTATCGAGAGTGTTTCCTCAGGAATATTCCCACTGTTTAATAAGGCCCATTTGAATTTTGGTCCTGTGTAAATTTGAACTTCTACGGTATCTGAACGAAAGGGCGCAATGCTATCTATTCCTGCTGTTAGGAATCCTGCTGCTTGGAATTTATCCGTCACTGATTTTAGTTGAATCAGTGCTGTTAGTGAATCAGTGACGTCATTTAAGTAAAGAGGGGGTTCAAATGCTTCGACTATTGTATCGTAATTCAGAGCCAGAACTTTCTGGCCGCGAACTCCTGTCGCCGACGCTACTAAAGCCAATACTGCCGCACAAATTTTTATGGTATAGTTCAAGTTCAGGTATTGAATTTGCTTCCTTCCATTGATGACTTATTCAAATTTAAACGGTTTTTGTACGTTTAATTATATTTGTACCAACGAGATCTCTAGAATGAAGAAAGCAAGTATAGTACTATCCGTCCTTTTTGTCATGGCAATTGTGTTAAGCTCTTGTCGTACGCAAAAGCAAGCGTGTGCAGCTTACAGTAAAGTAGAGCAACCAAAACAGTCTCAAGATACGCCTGGTTAATGGCTTTTTGGAGTCTAGTTGAAAGTGAAGATTCATTGCATGAATTGTTAGAATCTTCCGTTGTTAAGCCTGTGTTAATTCTAAAGCACAGCTATAGGTGTGCTCTCAGCTCAATGGCTAAGAGTCGAATCGAGAAGAATGAAGATTCTAGACTTGAATACCATCTAATAGATGTAGTGAAAGATCGCGAAATTAGCAATCGCCTATCTGACCTGTTCTCTGTCAGCCATGAATCACCTCAGGCATTTCTGGTCAAAGATTCCAAGCTCATTGAGGTTAAATCTCATTTGGCTATTAAGCCACATGGATTCAGTGTGCTACTTGATTCCTTTGCAGGTCAGTGATTAAGGTCTTATTTTTAGGGAAGTACCAACTCACTTTGTATTTAATACATGCTGCAAAAGCAATTTAAAATTTCAATGTCCACCAATCACAGACCTCAAACAGAACAGAATCACTTTTAGTATTGTTACTTTTACAATTGATGCAATCCTTTCTTAAGAAAATATCGTTTCTCATTTTGGTTGTGCCTGGGTTTAACTATTCGTTTGCTCAGACGGGTGAGGCAACCATATTTGATGAAGCAGTTGTATTGTACGATAGATCGGTGTATGGAGGTGCGATACTTCATACCAACGGATGGGGTGCTCACATAACTTTTACTAAGAATAAGGGTGCCTTTAAATCACGTCTTTTACAATTTGATGTAGTGGGCATGAAGCACCCGAAAGAAGTGAAAAGCTTTAATCCTTATTATGACGACAGTCGCAGTTACATCTATGGCAAGCTGAATAATTTTTTTATCCTCAGGCCTACTATAGGCAAGAAATACCTGAAGTTTGACAAGATCCGAAAATCGGGAGTGGCTATTGGATACAATTGGCGAGTAGGACCTTCTTTAGGGTTTACCAAACCAGTTTATTTGGAGATTGGAATTCCGGGCGAAGGAGGGCAATTTAATTACGTAGACGTAATTGTAGAAAAATACGACCCGGAAAAGCATAAGCCTGAAGATATTTTTGGAAGAGCCAGCGGTTTAAGAGGGTTTAGTGAACTACGGCTAAATCCCGGTGTGCATGGTGCTTTCGGTCTCAACTTTGAATATGATCCCGAAAGAGAGGGAATCAAAGGAATTGAGGTAGGTGCTACAATTGATTTTTATCCACTTGAGGAAATAGATATTATGGCATTTGCTGATAACAAAGCGCTGTTTTTTAACTTTTACGTGGCATTGCAATTTGGTGCAAAATTTAATAAGTAATGGAGGCTTTAGCAGAGGAAAAAAGAGAAAGGGTAAAGAAGCCTAAATGGCTCAGGGTAAAGTTGCCCACAGGAGCAGAATATAAGCAAGTACGCGAGATTGTCGAAGAGCATAAGCTACACACCATTTGCGAAAGCGGAAATTGTCCCAATATGGGAGAATGCTGGGGTGCCGGTACAGCTACATTTATGATTCTCGGAAATGTCTGCACGCGCTCTTGTGGCTTTTGTGCAGTTGATACGGGAAGACCTGAGGCTGTGGATACCTTCGAGCCCGGAAGAGTTGCGCGCTCTGTGAAACTGATGGGGGTGAAGCACTGTGTAATCACTTCGGTAGATCGTGATGATCTTCCTGATGGAGGAAGCCTCATATGGGCCCAAACCGTAAGAGCCATTAGAAATCAATCTCCTGAGACGACATTAGAAACGTTGATCCCTGATTTCATGGGGAAATGGGAGAATTTACAAAACATTATAGACGTTGCTCCCGAAATCGTTTCTCACAATTTGGAAACCGTCCGCAGACTTACGAAGCAGGTCCGTATTCAGGCAAAGTATGATCGAAGTTTGGAGGTGTTGAGGAGACTTAAGCGCGGTGGGATGAAAACCAAATCAGGTGTCATGTTAGGTCTTGGTGAAACTGAGACGGAGGTGATCGAAACAATGGAGGATTTACGAAGCGTTGGAACAGATATTTTGACACTAGGGCAGTATCTGCAGCCCACTAGAAAACACTTACCCGTTGCCGAATTTATAACCCCTGAAAAATTTGCGGAGTACAAACAATTAGGTCTAGAAATGGGTTATAAATTTGTTGAGAGTGGTCCTTTAGTAAGATCCTCTTATCATGCCGAAAAGCACTTGTTTTGATTCGTAAAGAAATCAAGAATAGTTGAAATTCTAAATTAACACGGTATAGCTTTTTTGTTAAATTTACCCCACTTTAAGCTTGCGAAAAACTGTATTAAAATCAAAGAGTATGAAAATTAAAAATTTACTCATTACCCTAGGGTTAGCTTCAATTGCCGGTATTGGCTGGTATGTTGTGAATGAAGATGGGCAGGAAGCTCCCGCATACATCCCGCGTAGCGACTACAATACAGTAGCTGCTGGTGCAGAAGGGGCTTTTGAGTATTATCGATCCATCAAAGCCAATATTTACACAGGCGAAATTGAGAGTGAGGACATCTTAAAAATGCAAAAAGCATTGGAAAAGATGAATATGCCCAGAGCGAAGAACGATGAAATCGAATGGGAGTCTATGGGTCCCAATAATGTAGGAGGTAGGACTCGTGCCATTTTGCCGTTAAACGAAAACGCCAATTCTTTGTTGGCTGGTGGAGTTTCAGGAGGTGTGTTCAGAACAGATGACGCAGGTTTGAACTGGAGCCTAATCGAAAGTTTTGATCCATATTTAATAGTGTCGTCTATGGCCCAATTGGGTAATGGTGCATTATACGTAGCAACGGGTCACAGTCGAGAGCAAGCAAATGGAAGCGGAGGTTCTGGTTTTATTGGAAGAGGATTGTTCGTTTCGAATGACAATGGTACTACTTGGGAAGTTGTTTCTGATTTCGAACCATCTCCTTACAATACTAGTTCCAATTGGGCCAATATTGACGTTATAAAAGCAGACCCTGCCAATCCTGACAGATTATGGATTGGTAATAATTTCGGGTTGTATCCTTATACTCACGGTGATATGACATTAGGGGACACTCCCGAAGGAATTATTAATGGATCAAATGTCAAGGACTTAGACATATCTGCAGATGGCCAAACCATCGTTACAATAATGTCAAACAGACTCTACGTATCAAATGACGGTGGAGAGACTTTTACTCAAGCTAACTGCAACAGTTGTTTCTCAGGGTTCCCTGAAGGAGGTTTTGGAACGGCTGAAATAGCAATTTCACAAAACAATCCCGATTATATGTATGTCTCCTTGGCTCAGCCTAACGGATTTTTGCTGGGGATTTTCGCATCCGTTAATGGCGGGACCATCTGGAATACAATTGCCCCTCCCGGTCTTTCGGGTGGTGTGCTTTCACAGTTCACCCCTTTCTATAATGGTCTTTCTGCTCAAGGATGGTATGACAACATGCTTACCAGCGTTCCAAGCGATGATGTTGAGCAAGTGCTTATGGGTGGAATTCGCATGTGGAGATGGGAATTGGCAGGAACGACACCTGGTATTACCGCATGGGAGGAAGTAAACGCCAACTTTGCTTCGTTCCCGGGAGGTCCTCCTAGTCCTATTTACGTGCATTCAGATATTCACAGTGACGCTTGGGATTCTCAAGGCAGACTGTACATTGCTTGCGATGGTGGAGTTTTCCGTTCAGACAACAATGGTCAGACATGGGCTGCTTTGAATCAAAATTATACGACGACTCAATTTTATTCTATTGCCTTTAATCCTTTTGGACAAGTTTTGGGTGGCTTGCAGGACAATGGATCTCTTTGGCTAAGTCTAGAAGGTGTGAATCCAAAATTTGCTCGGCAGTTTTCTGGAGGAGATGGTTTTTCATGTGAAATTTCACAATTTCTCCCTGATTACATGTTTTCGACTCTTTACAATGGAGTTGTCTTCAGGTCTACTGATCGCGGACAGAGTGTTTTCCCGATGGAAGATCTGGCTGCTGAATCAGGTGGGGGTGGAAATGACTTCAATACAGATATTGCATTGCATGAGAATCCAAATAATGAGAATTCTGAAATATTTGTAGAGTATATCCCTGCTATAGATTCTCCTTATCTAGAGATGCTAAGCGAACCAGTAGTTACTGACGCTGGAGATACAATAATAGCTAGGATTCCTGCCAATACAGAGGTGCTCGTAGAGGCAGATAACAATGATTATCTACTAAACTACACGACTACTGAGGATGTGAATTTTTACTCTTATTACCAGAGATTCGACGAAGATGGTGAAGTTCTTGAATTTCATGACATTGCTGATACAGTATTGGTTCAAGAAAAGCCTCAATTCTTGTTAGCTGCAGCTTTGTCAAATGGAGTTTATGTTACACGCCAACCGTATAAAACGAACGGTGTACCCCGGTTTTACCAAGTAGATGATATCGTGCCTGGTTCCCCTACAAGTGTGGAGTGGTCACCTGATGGAGACCATCTATACGTTGGTTATTCGGGGGGAACGTTGATTCGCTTGAGTAACTTCAATAGCGCTTGGACAGAAGACCAGTTGGAATTCGATAGTGAAGAATCCGTAATTGAAAGAACCATTATTCATTCAGGTTCTGGTGCTATTACTGACATTGAAGTTGATTATTCTGAAGGACGCGGCGCAGACGCTAGTGAAAGAGTGGCTATTTCCGTCGGTGGATATGGAGGCTCAGGAAAGATCAGAGTTTCTGATCAAGCAGCTTCCGTTGTTGGAATAGGAACATTCGATAATGTATGGAATGTTCCAAGTGAATTCACAGGAATGCCCGCATATACAGTTATGATGGACGTAGAAGATCCTGAAATTCTTCTAGCTGGAACAGAATATGGAGTTTGGTATAGTGGTGACAGCGGTGAAACTTGGAGCGAAGCTAATAATGGAGAGATGCCTCGAGTTCCTGTTTACGACTTGCGTCAACAAAAGCGAGAAGCATGGAATGTTGCTAATAGCGGGGTAGTTTATGCTGGTACTCACGGACGCGGCGTATTCAAGTCAAGCTACCTGCTCACACCAACGAGTGTAGAAGATATTGTTGATGACGCACCAGTTCTCAATGAGTTGAAAGTATTCCCTAATCCCGTTACATCCCAAGCAAGTGTATCGTTTGATCTTGGTACTTCCGCTGATATTGAAGTTTACATCTACAGTATTGATGGAAGACTCATTGAAGCATTCCAAGAGCAACGTGTAGGAGCAGGAGTTAATCGACAAATTCAATTCGATGCTTCTGATTATTCACGAGGTCAATATATCTTACAACTTAGAGTTGGAGAGACATGGAATAGTGCAAAATTTGTAGTGACGCGCTAGACCGATATAATTATCAATTTTAGGGGTGGCTCAGAGTTTTCTGATCCACCCTTTTTTATTTCTATGAAAAAAATAAAGGTTGCGGTAAATGGTTTCGGTAGAATCGGGCGATGTTTTACCAGACGCGTCTTTGAAGCTTATTTTGACCAAATTGAGATTGTAGCGATAAACGATCCCGGATCGATAGAAGCCATCAGTCATCTTTTGAAATATGACAGCGTTCAGGGTACCTGGTCCCATGGAGTGGAATATCATCTTGATTCCCTCTTGGTGGATGATATAGCGGTACCTGTTTTCCATGAGCGATCACCTGGTGCCATTCCATGGAAGAACCTCGAACCGGATCTTATTTTAGAGAGTACCGGTAAATTCAAGACAGTTTCAGAGGCATCCGTTCATTTAGGGAATGCCGATAAGTGTCTGATCAGCTCGGTGTCTGTAGACGAAGAAGTTAAGACGATTGTGCTAGGAGCTAACGAAGACATCTTAAGACCGTCGGACCGACTAATATCCAATGCTTCATGTACCACAAATTGTGCGGCACCGTTGGTGGACATTATAGACAAAGTGCTCGGTATAGAGAGCGGCTATATCACCACGGTGCATAGTTATACAGGTGATCAGGCTTTGCATGATACGATGCATAATGATCTCAGGCGAGCAAGGGCGGCGGCTTTGTCAATTATCCCTACCACAACGGGCGCTGCAAAAGCGATAACAAAGATTTTTCCCCATCTCGAAGGACACCTGGGTGGAGCAGGGATTAGAGTCCCTGTGCCCAATGCCTCTCTAACAGATGTGACATACTCTGTTAAGAAGAAAGCAACAGCTGAAGAGATTAATGAGCTATTCCTAAACGCGAGTAAATCAGCATGGAAGAACTATCTGGAATACACGGACAAACCCTTAGTCAGT contains the following coding sequences:
- the gap gene encoding type I glyceraldehyde-3-phosphate dehydrogenase yields the protein MKKIKVAVNGFGRIGRCFTRRVFEAYFDQIEIVAINDPGSIEAISHLLKYDSVQGTWSHGVEYHLDSLLVDDIAVPVFHERSPGAIPWKNLEPDLILESTGKFKTVSEASVHLGNADKCLISSVSVDEEVKTIVLGANEDILRPSDRLISNASCTTNCAAPLVDIIDKVLGIESGYITTVHSYTGDQALHDTMHNDLRRARAAALSIIPTTTGAAKAITKIFPHLEGHLGGAGIRVPVPNASLTDVTYSVKKKATAEEINELFLNASKSAWKNYLEYTDKPLVSSDIIGNTHSCIFDSQLTSVVGNLIKVVGWYDNEMGYASRLCDLIVYWNKL
- a CDS encoding T9SS type A sorting domain-containing protein; protein product: MKIKNLLITLGLASIAGIGWYVVNEDGQEAPAYIPRSDYNTVAAGAEGAFEYYRSIKANIYTGEIESEDILKMQKALEKMNMPRAKNDEIEWESMGPNNVGGRTRAILPLNENANSLLAGGVSGGVFRTDDAGLNWSLIESFDPYLIVSSMAQLGNGALYVATGHSREQANGSGGSGFIGRGLFVSNDNGTTWEVVSDFEPSPYNTSSNWANIDVIKADPANPDRLWIGNNFGLYPYTHGDMTLGDTPEGIINGSNVKDLDISADGQTIVTIMSNRLYVSNDGGETFTQANCNSCFSGFPEGGFGTAEIAISQNNPDYMYVSLAQPNGFLLGIFASVNGGTIWNTIAPPGLSGGVLSQFTPFYNGLSAQGWYDNMLTSVPSDDVEQVLMGGIRMWRWELAGTTPGITAWEEVNANFASFPGGPPSPIYVHSDIHSDAWDSQGRLYIACDGGVFRSDNNGQTWAALNQNYTTTQFYSIAFNPFGQVLGGLQDNGSLWLSLEGVNPKFARQFSGGDGFSCEISQFLPDYMFSTLYNGVVFRSTDRGQSVFPMEDLAAESGGGGNDFNTDIALHENPNNENSEIFVEYIPAIDSPYLEMLSEPVVTDAGDTIIARIPANTEVLVEADNNDYLLNYTTTEDVNFYSYYQRFDEDGEVLEFHDIADTVLVQEKPQFLLAAALSNGVYVTRQPYKTNGVPRFYQVDDIVPGSPTSVEWSPDGDHLYVGYSGGTLIRLSNFNSAWTEDQLEFDSEESVIERTIIHSGSGAITDIEVDYSEGRGADASERVAISVGGYGGSGKIRVSDQAASVVGIGTFDNVWNVPSEFTGMPAYTVMMDVEDPEILLAGTEYGVWYSGDSGETWSEANNGEMPRVPVYDLRQQKREAWNVANSGVVYAGTHGRGVFKSSYLLTPTSVEDIVDDAPVLNELKVFPNPVTSQASVSFDLGTSADIEVYIYSIDGRLIEAFQEQRVGAGVNRQIQFDASDYSRGQYILQLRVGETWNSAKFVVTR